The genomic stretch GGCGATCCACCCCTCGCCGGTCAGCCGGCACGGGTCACCGCCGTCGTCGGGAGCGGCGATCGCCGCGTCGAGCCGGGCCAGCGCCCGCAGGCACTCGTCCCAGCCCCGGGCGATGAACTCCTGCGGCGTCCGTACTCCCGGGCGTTGCCACAGGTCGCCGAGCCAGTCGGCCCGGTAGGTCCGACGTTGGTCCCGGGCCCGCGCGGCGAGCAGGCCGGGCAGTTCGGCGATCGCGGTGCCCTCGGCCAGCAACCGCACCGCGTACGCGGTCAGCTCGCTGGCCGCCAGGCCGGTCGGGTGCCCGTGGGTCAGCCCGGCCTGGAGCTGGGCCAGCCCGGCGAAGGTGTCGAGGTCGACGTCGAGCAGCCCGACCGGGGTGACCCGCATGTTCGCCCCGCAGCCCTTCGAGCCGGCCTGGGTGACCTGCTGCCAGGGCAGCCCACCGGACAGCTCGGCACAGGCCCGCAGGCAGGTCATCCCGGGCGCGCGGTTGTTGTCCGGGCTGGCCGCCCAGGCCAGGAAGCGCTGCCTCAGCAGCGGCTCGACCGCCTCGGGCGTGTACGCGGGCGCGTCGTGCAACGCCCAGCCGACCGCGAGCGCCATCTGGGTGTCGTCGGTGACCAACGCGGGGTCGCCCACCAGGTCCCGGGGGCCGGTGGGGCCGTACCGTTCCTCGATCTCGGTCACGGTGAGGAACTCGGCGGGCCTGCCCAGGGCGTCACCGTAGGCGAGTCCGAACAGCGAGCCGGCGGCCCGCCCGTGCACAGGGCTGATCATGAAGACGATCATGCCTGCTCGGGCGGGCCGGCGAAACCTCACTCCTCGGCGAGCCGACGCCCCGCGTCGCGGCAGGCGGACAGGACCGCGCGGGCGTGTGCCGGGGGGGCGCCGGCCAGGCCGCAGGCGGGTGTGACGACCACCTGCTCGGCGAGCCGGCGACGGGGGAAACCGAGCCGGTCCCAGAGGGTGCGGACCCGGTCGGCGACCTGGGCCGAGGTCGGCGCGCGACCGGCCGACGCGGTGCCCGGCGCGGCGCCGGCGAGCAGGCCCAGCCCGGCGTCGATCGCCTCGCCCAGCGCATCGAGGTCGGTGACCAGGTCCAGGGCGAGGGCGACACCGACGGCGCCGGTGGAGCGGATCAGGTGCAGCGGTACGTCCGGGGCGCAGCAGTGCACCACGGTCGGTACGCCGACCGCCTCGATCACCGTGGCCAGCAGCGCACCTGCGTCCCCCGGCTGCACCGCCCGGTACGTGCCGAAGCCGCTCTCGGTGGGCACCCGGCCGGCCAGCACCGCCGGCAGCGACGGTTCGTCCACCTGGAGCAGGACGGAGGCGCGGGGTACCCGGCGGGCCACCGCCGCCACGTGCGCGCGGAGCCCCTCGGCGAGCGAGCCGGCCAGGTCGCGTACCGCACCGGGGTCGCGCACCATCCTGCCGCCGACCGGCAGTTCCACCGAGGCGGCGAGGGTGAACGGACCGGGTGCCTGCACCTTGATCGGGCCGGCGTACTCCTCGGCCTGCTCGGCGAGTTGGTCGAGGTCGCGTTCCATCAGGTCCCGCGCCCGGCGCAGGTCCCGGCCGGGGCGCAGGGCCACCCGCCAGCGCGCGGCGTACAGCTCCACCGGCAACTCGACCAACAGGCCGGCGCCGCGGCCGATCATGTCCGCGCCCGGGCCACGGGCCGGCAGCTCCGGCAGGTGGGGCAGGGCGGGCAGTTCACCGAGGACGATCCGCTGCGCCTCGGCGATGTCGGTGCCGGGCAGCGATCCGATGCCGGTCGCCGCGCCGGCAGGCCACGGCCAAACCTGATCACTCACCGCCGAAGGGTACCGGTCAGTCGGTGATGGTGGCGGAGCCGAGCACGATGTCACCGGCCGGGTCGGGGCGGTAGGCGACGATCGCCTGGCCGGCCGCGACGCCCCGGACCGGCTGCCGCAGGTCGGCGCGGAGGCCGTCGCCGTCCACGGTGACCTCGGCCGGCACCACGACGCCGTGCGCCCGCAACTGCACCTCGCACTCGATCGGGCCGGCGGGGCGCGGGCCGCCGGTCCAGACCGGGGTGGCGGCCCGCACCTCGGCGACCTCCAGCGCCTCGGCCGGCCCGACGGCCACCGTGTTGGTCGTCGGCGTGATGGAGAGCACGTAGCGGGGTCGGCCGTCCGGGGCCGGGCGGTCCAGGTGCAGGCCACGCCGCTGGCCGACGGTGTACGCGTACGCGCCGGCGTGCCGGCCCACCACCGCACCGGTGGTGGCGTCGACCACGTCGCCGGGCGCCTCGCCGAGCCGCTGGGCCAGGAAGCCCCGGGTATCGCCGTCGGCGATGAAGCAGATGTCGTGCGAGTCGGGCTTGTCGGCCACCGCCAGTCCCCGGTCGGCGGCCTCCTGCCGGACCTGCGCCTTCGTCGAGTCGCCGAGCGGGAAGATCGAGCGGTCCAACTGCGCGCGGGTGAGCACGGCCAGCACGTACGACTGGTCCTTGGCCACGTCGACGCTGCGCCGCAGCAGGCCGTCCGGGCCGAGCCGGGCGTGGTGGCCGGTGACCACGGCGTCGAAGCCCAGGGCGACCGCCCGGTCCAGCACCGCGGCGAACTTGATCTTCTCGTTGCAGCGCAGGCACGGATTGGGGGTACGCCCGGCGGCGTACTCGGCCACGAAGTCGTCGACCACGTCGGCGTGGAACCGGTCGGCCATGTCCCACACGTAGAACGGGATGCCCAACACGTCGGCGGCCCGCCGCGCGTCCCGGGAGTCCTCCAGGGTGCAGCAGCCCCGCGCACCGGTGCGGTAGGTCTGCGGATTGCGGGCCAGCGCCAGGTGCACGCCGGTCACGTCGTGACCGGCCTGCACCGCCCGCGCCGCCGCCACGGCGGAATCCACACCGCCGG from Micromonospora craniellae encodes the following:
- the mnmA gene encoding tRNA 2-thiouridine(34) synthase MnmA, with amino-acid sequence MRVLAAMSGGVDSAVAAARAVQAGHDVTGVHLALARNPQTYRTGARGCCTLEDSRDARRAADVLGIPFYVWDMADRFHADVVDDFVAEYAAGRTPNPCLRCNEKIKFAAVLDRAVALGFDAVVTGHHARLGPDGLLRRSVDVAKDQSYVLAVLTRAQLDRSIFPLGDSTKAQVRQEAADRGLAVADKPDSHDICFIADGDTRGFLAQRLGEAPGDVVDATTGAVVGRHAGAYAYTVGQRRGLHLDRPAPDGRPRYVLSITPTTNTVAVGPAEALEVAEVRAATPVWTGGPRPAGPIECEVQLRAHGVVVPAEVTVDGDGLRADLRQPVRGVAAGQAIVAYRPDPAGDIVLGSATITD
- a CDS encoding ADP-ribosylglycohydrolase family protein; protein product: MISPVHGRAAGSLFGLAYGDALGRPAEFLTVTEIEERYGPTGPRDLVGDPALVTDDTQMALAVGWALHDAPAYTPEAVEPLLRQRFLAWAASPDNNRAPGMTCLRACAELSGGLPWQQVTQAGSKGCGANMRVTPVGLLDVDLDTFAGLAQLQAGLTHGHPTGLAASELTAYAVRLLAEGTAIAELPGLLAARARDQRRTYRADWLGDLWQRPGVRTPQEFIARGWDECLRALARLDAAIAAPDDGGDPCRLTGEGWIAEEALATALYCAVRHVDDPVGALARGARTAGDSDSIAALAGAFVGAAVGAAAWPADWAGRIEYADQLTALAAAWQR
- a CDS encoding methionine synthase produces the protein MSDQVWPWPAGAATGIGSLPGTDIAEAQRIVLGELPALPHLPELPARGPGADMIGRGAGLLVELPVELYAARWRVALRPGRDLRRARDLMERDLDQLAEQAEEYAGPIKVQAPGPFTLAASVELPVGGRMVRDPGAVRDLAGSLAEGLRAHVAAVARRVPRASVLLQVDEPSLPAVLAGRVPTESGFGTYRAVQPGDAGALLATVIEAVGVPTVVHCCAPDVPLHLIRSTGAVGVALALDLVTDLDALGEAIDAGLGLLAGAAPGTASAGRAPTSAQVADRVRTLWDRLGFPRRRLAEQVVVTPACGLAGAPPAHARAVLSACRDAGRRLAEE